In [Mycobacterium] stephanolepidis, the genomic window CGCGGCGTTACGCCAGATCTGCACGGTGACACGACAAGCGCCCCCGACATGAGAAACCCCGCACCGGTCGCGGACCAGGTGCGGGGCCTCTCTGCGCGGGTGACCGCGCGCCCTACTCCCCGAGGCGTATCAGCCCGTAGTCGTATGCGTGCCTGCGGTACACCACCGATGGGCGGCCCGAGGACTCATCGTGGAAGAGGAAGAAGTCATGACCGACCAATTCCATCTCGTAGAGCGCGTCGTCGACTGTCATCGGTTTGGCCGGATGATCTTTGGTTCGCACAATCTGCCCCGGGCCGTGGCTGTCATCGACCTCGGCTCCGTTGTGACTGTGTGCGCCATTCACCGCAGCGGGTGGCGTGAAGGCATCGGCGGGCAGAACCTTGGTGGCCTCGGCAAGCGATACCGGCGTCTTGTCACCGTAGTGAACCTTGCGGCGGTCACGACCACGTCGCAGCCGGCTTTCCAGCTTGGCGGCGGCGGCCTCAAGGGCACTGTGGAACGTGTCGGCACATGCCTCGCCACGGACGACCGGCCCCCGGCCCCGCGCGGTGATCTCCACGCGCTGACAGCTCTTCTTCTGGCGCCGGTTGCGTTCGTGTTCGAGTTCTACATCAAAGAGGTAAACGGTTTTGTCGTAACGTTCCAGACGGGACAGTTTGTCGTTCACAAAGATTCGAAAGTGATCGGGGATTTCCACGTTTCGGCCCTTGACCACGATATCGGCTTGGGCTGTCCGCTCCCCGTCCTCGAGTGCAACGGATGCCTTTGATGTGCTTGACAACTCATACCTCCGGTACTGAGAGTGCGCTTGCGCTCAACCCATCCGCTAGGGACTAAAGATGTTGGCGACGCGCATGTTTGATGTTTGAAGTACGCCGGAGTCGCCTGAAACGCTGAGACGGCAGCCCGCCGGCGCTGGGGTTGGTGACCACCTCCTCCGCCAAACCGGACGCAGGCGCCCGTGTCGGTGGGCGGTTCGACCGCCCAAGCGCGGAACGTTCATAGCTTGTTGGCCCCGACGGTAGTCCGTGTTCACTCGCCTTGCCACCGATTCGTCAGAGTCGTTTCGAGATCGTCATACGATCTTTAGGAGTACGTCAGCGTGAGCACGGCAGCGACTCGAAATCCCGCCGATTTCAACACTCTGACCGATTCGGTAACGGTGGCGCCGGTGGTCACGACATCGTCGACCAGCACCAATTCGGTGTCCGGCCGTCGCGCCCGGCGCAGCGCGACGCGTCCGGACACATTGTGCTGCCGGGCCGACACGGACAGCCCGACCGAATCTCGCGCCCCCATCCTCATGCGCAGCAGGGACGCGAGGTGCACGCCCGGAATCCGGGTGGCGACCGCGGCCAGGGCGGTCACCGGGTCACCGCCTCGCCCGCGTGCCGAAACCCATCGAGTGGGAGCGGGAACCAATGTCACCGGCTGCTCCACAAGATGCCAACACAGCAGCTGCGCCACGCCGCGTGCCAATGCCGCACCGAGCGGAGCGGTGAGATCGCGGCGACCGCGCTCCTTCATGGTCACGATCGCCTGCCGCCGAGCACCCGCGTACCGCCCGAGGGAAAGAACCGGCACACCCGGATCGACCCGCGGCGTCACCACCACCGGCTCGGCGGTGAACGCACACGCGCAGGCCGAACACCACCGGGTGGCGGGTTCCCCACATCCGCCGCAGGTCAGTGGCAGCACCAGATCAAGCATGTGGCCACTGTGCCCGTGGGGTCCGACAGGCTGACCGGGTGCCGCACGGCCTAGAGCGCCGCAACCAGCCTCTCGATCTGATGGCGGTCCAGCACCTCGACCGTCCCGTCGCGTAGCCCGAGAATGCGGTCGGTGGCGATGCCATGGAGCCGCTGACGCTGGACCGCCGCATCGATAGCCTCTGCGCGCGCCTGCGCATCCGGCGCGGCCACAATCCTCTGCACGGTGGCGCCCATGTTGGCCGCGAAGCCCTGAATCATGTCACCGACGCCCTCGGGATCGAATGTCTGGAACACCCCCTCGGCGACTCCGCGGGTGATCAGCTCGGTGAGCACCGGACGAAACTTGTCCTCCCAGATCGCCGAGATCCGGCGCAGCAGCGACTGATTCTCTGGCCGCAACATCGACATCATCGCCGCGATGCTTTCCGGTGCACCCAGCGCCATTTTGACCTCGTAGCTAGCGCGCAGTCCGGCGTTCAGCCGCTCCAACGCGCCCATGCCCGGCTCGGTGAACACCGGACTCAGCACCTCGAAAGCCTGGTCGGCGCTGCGCTCCGCGAGCGCGGCCACCAAGGCTTCCTTTGAGGAAAAATAGTGGTAGAAAGCACCTTTCGATATCCCGGAGGTGGCGATGAGATCGTTGAGGCTCACCTTCTCGTAGCCGCGATCCAGGAAGAGGGACATCGCCAGATCGAGCAATTCGGTCCGGCGCACCTCCGGATGCTTGACCACACGCGGCATGCGTCAGCGCTTCCTGATCCAGCCGACGTAGGTCAGGTACACACCGATGACCGTCGCAAAGAGGAAGAAGAAACGGACCGGGCCGACGGCGGGCACCGAGGCGTCGACCCCCTTCTGTATCAGCTGGGGAAACGCCAACAGAACGAATCCACGCAGGGCCAGAAACCATCCGAACAACGAGATGATCACCGGCGCGAGCCCTCGCCAAACCTGGTGGAAGGCGATGATCATCAGCCCGCAAAACAGCAGCAGGGCACCGAACAGCCATGACCACATCGGGTGCGTGAAGAAGCTGTCGCCCAGGAAACTCAGGTCTGCCGCCCGCACGGCGATGATGGCGGTGACCGTCGCGACAAAGGGGCCAATGACCCGTGCAAATGCGCGTGTACGTAGGGCCGGATCGACCGTGGGGGACGCGGTAGTCATGTCCCGGTCTCCTTTCACACGGCCTGAATAGACCACCGGTCGGTATGTTAGACCACTGGTCGGTATAAGCAAATGGTTTGCCATAGAACGCCAAGCCGACGGACCGATCTGACTAGGCTCGGACACATGGAGACCCGGACAGCACCTGCCGATCCCGAAGTCCTCACCTCGAATCTGCGCGTTGCGCTCGACGGCCGGTTCGGCGCGATACGTGATGCCGCCCGCGAGTACCTGAACCGCGCCGACCTGCTACCCGACCCCTCACTGACACTCGAAGAGGCACGGGCGCGATCACTGCGAATCATGCGCGAACTGGTTCCACATGGCTTGCCACACGCCGGATTCCGCAAGGAACACGGCGGCACCGGCGATGTCGGAGCCGCGATCGTCGGCATCGAGATGCTCGGTTACGCGGACCTGTCACTCATGGTCAAGGCAGGCGTGCAATGGGGCCTGTTCGGCGGCGCTATCGAAAACCTCGGCACCGCAACCCATCACAAGCAGTATGTGGTCCCACTGATCAATCTCGACACCCTCGGCTGTTTCGGCATGACCGAGACCGGCCATGGTTCCAATGTTCAGGCCCTGCAGACCGTCGCCACCTACGACAGCCAGACCGGCGACTTCATTCTGAACTCGGAGGGCTCGCTGGCACGTAAGGACTACATCGGCGGCGCCGCGGAGCACGCCACCGTGGCAGCGGTTTTCGCGCAACTCGTCACCGGCGGTCCCGGCGAGGAGGCATCAGGCCGGGGAGTGCATTGCTTCGTGGTACCCATCCGGGACGCCACGGGCAATGACCTGCCCGGCGTCACCACCAGCGACTGCGGATACAAGGGCGGCCTCGCCGGCGTCGACAACGGGCGCATTGTGTTCGACAACGTGCGGGTGCCTCGCGCCAACCTGCTCAACAAGTATGCGGACGTCAGTGCTGACGGCTCGTACACCTCGCCCATCGAGAATGAGAACAAGCGATTCTTCACCATGCTGGGCACACTCATCCGCGGACGGGTCAGCGTCGCCGCCACCTCCGGTGCAGCGGCCCGCAAGGCGCTGACCATCGCATCGCGATATGCCTTGGTGCGCAAGCAGTTCGATACGCCGGACAGCGACGACGAGGTCATCATCGCCGACTACCTGGTGCATCAGCGCAAGCTACTGCCCCTGATCGCCCGGTCATACGCACTCGCGTTCGCACAGAACGAGCTCACCGAAGAACTGCACGAGGTGCAGACCGCCGATGAGGTGGATGGGGACCGGCAACGTCAGCTGGAAAGCGCCGCAGCAGGTTTGAAGGCGGCAACCAGCTGGCACGCACAGAACACCATCACCGTGTGCCGCGAGGCGTGCGGTGGGGCCGGATACCTCGACGCCAACCAACTCACCATTCTGCGTCGCGATATCGACGTGTTCACCACCTTCGAAGGCGATAACACCGTGCTCACCCAGCTGGTGGCCAAGGAACTCCTCTCGGCGTATGCCGAGGATGTGCGCGGTCTCAACGCAGTGGGCTGGACCCGGTTCATCGCCGGCATGGCCCGCGACGTGATCCTCGAACGCTCGGCGGCGCGACAGGTTATCCAGACCATCCTGGACTCCTCCGACGAGGACGTCGAAGAATCCGATCTCAGCAACCGCGGCACCCAACTGCGGCTGCTGCGTAACCGCGAAGATCACCTGCTGCGCACCGCGGCCACCCGAATGCAGCGCGCCCAATCCGATGAAGAGGACCCCTTCGAGGTGTTCAACTCCGCACAGGACCACATCCTCAAGGTGGGTTCGGCCCACACCGAACGGGTGGTGTTGGAAGCCTTCATCGAGGCGATCGACAGCTGTGACAGCAAGTCCGCACAGGAACTGCTGGAGAAGCTGTGCGATCTGTTCGTCTACAGCACGCTCGAGGCGGACCTGTCGTGGTTCCTCATGCATCGGCATGTCTCGACCGAACGAGCGAAGGCCATCAGGCGCGGTGTCAATCAACTGTGTGAGGAGCTGCGCCCGCATCTGAGCACTCTGGTGGATGCTTTCGGAATTCCCGAGGCGCTGCTCGCCACGGAGATGATCCCCGACAACTAGCCCGTCAGCACCGGAATAGCTTGCGGCAGCATCAGTGGACGTACCTCGATCCACCGCTCCTCGGGGGTCCCCAATCCCGTCAGCTGCAGTACGCCCCGCGCATCGGCGATGTAGATGATGGCCGGTGAAGCGACGATCGTGGACACCGGAGTCAACAGATTACGGTCGTCCAGATCGGAGTTCACTCCGTCGAGATTCACGTTGGCCACCAGGTGCGACCCGTCGTTGCGGGCCACCACGATGTCGTCACCGGTGCGCCAGGCCAGCGACACCGCGGAGTTGCCGAGCCCGAAGCCGAGGCGGCGCGGGTGCACCAGCGCGTAATCGCCGCTGTCGGTCTGTATCACCGTCGCCAGGATCACCTGGCCATCGATGATCATCGCGGCACGCGTGCCATCGCGAGACAGCGCCAGCTCTGTGATCAGTCCCTTGTACGCCTGGGCCACGGCAGATGATTCGACGGGCAGCACCGCCACCATCGATGTGGTGGCTTCCTGGATGACCCTGACCACTCGACCACCGTCGATAACCACCCACACCGCGTCGTCCAGGGCCCAGGTCGGGCGGGTCAACGTCTTACCGCCGACCGCCTCGCTGCCGTTGGCGCCGTTGGCACCCACCCACATCGACATCTGCGGATCATCTCCGCCCTGCACTCGAATGACCGAGGCCACCTGACGCCCGCTACGCGACAGCGCAGCCGAAACCTGGTTTCCCACTTGGCCAAACGATCCACGTACCGGCGCCGCCGCGTCACGGTCGACCGTGACCAGAGACCCATTCAGCAGACCGTAGAGGCCCACACCAGCACCCTCCGACGCACCGGGGTCGGTCGACGCGACGTTCTGGGTACTCCAGCCCTGTGACAGCTGTTCGTCCAGCGGAGCGCCGTTGACCTGCAGGACGTACGGCCCGGCGATACCGGCGCGCGATAGCGTCCAGATCACTTGCGCGGCCAGGAACTGCCGGGTCCGCTGATCTGGTGTCAGATCGCCTTCCAGCTCGACCCGCACACCGCCGTACCCGCGCCCCACGTCCACTCTGCTGCCGTCGGCGCGCGTCACGGGGCCACGCAACCGCAGCCCGCTCAGGTGATTGCGTACCGCCCCAGCCAGTTCCGGGCGCGGACCGGACAGAAGCTTGTACACGAGCTCGGTGGCCAGCTGATCGGGGTCGTTGACCGCCACATAGCGTGGGTCGGGTACGACCGTGCGACCGGCCGGGTCCGCGAAATACACGGTGTAGCGCCTATAGGTGGTCTGGAACTGCGCCCAGTCCAGAAAGACCCCGTTGGGCAGCGAGTCGATTCGCCACTCGCCGTTGACCTTTACCAAGGTGAACTGCGGGTCCTGGATATCGCCCTGTGCGGTCTCGAACACTCCGATATCGGACAGGGTGCCCAACTTGTTGGCGCGCACATTGATCGTCCACCGGTCGATGCCGCGCCGGTCTGCGAACGCCGGAGACTCGATGAGCACCGCGTCACCCGCGTCGTCCCACGTCCGTGAGCCGGATTCGGTGAGGAACTGCCGGGCAGCCCGGTGCCTGTTCAACGGCTCGGAAGTGGCCTTCAAAAACTCGCGCAACACCGTCTCGGGTTCCATCCCCGGGGTGGGTGCGGGCACCCCCGGCGGCAATGGCCGTTGCACCGTCCCGATGGCCTGCGGAGAGGACGAGGACGGCACTCCGGCGCAGCCGGTGACCCCGAGTGCCACCGCGATCAGTACCGCGGCCACCTTGCGGCGCATCAGGACGACTCCCGCACGCGGTCGGCCTTGGTACCCGAGGTACGCATCGGCGTGGTCTCCTGCTCCCCCGGTTGGGTGCCACGTTCCCCCGGTTGAGTTCCCCGCGAAACCGGTCGGCGCGCACCAGCACTCGGACGGCTGGTCGGGTTCAACGGAAGC contains:
- the hpf gene encoding ribosome hibernation-promoting factor, HPF/YfiA family → MSSTSKASVALEDGERTAQADIVVKGRNVEIPDHFRIFVNDKLSRLERYDKTVYLFDVELEHERNRRQKKSCQRVEITARGRGPVVRGEACADTFHSALEAAAAKLESRLRRGRDRRKVHYGDKTPVSLAEATKVLPADAFTPPAAVNGAHSHNGAEVDDSHGPGQIVRTKDHPAKPMTVDDALYEMELVGHDFFLFHDESSGRPSVVYRRHAYDYGLIRLGE
- the lpqB gene encoding MtrAB system accessory lipoprotein LpqB, which codes for MMRRKVAAVLIAVALGVTGCAGVPSSSSPQAIGTVQRPLPPGVPAPTPGMEPETVLREFLKATSEPLNRHRAARQFLTESGSRTWDDAGDAVLIESPAFADRRGIDRWTINVRANKLGTLSDIGVFETAQGDIQDPQFTLVKVNGEWRIDSLPNGVFLDWAQFQTTYRRYTVYFADPAGRTVVPDPRYVAVNDPDQLATELVYKLLSGPRPELAGAVRNHLSGLRLRGPVTRADGSRVDVGRGYGGVRVELEGDLTPDQRTRQFLAAQVIWTLSRAGIAGPYVLQVNGAPLDEQLSQGWSTQNVASTDPGASEGAGVGLYGLLNGSLVTVDRDAAAPVRGSFGQVGNQVSAALSRSGRQVASVIRVQGGDDPQMSMWVGANGANGSEAVGGKTLTRPTWALDDAVWVVIDGGRVVRVIQEATTSMVAVLPVESSAVAQAYKGLITELALSRDGTRAAMIIDGQVILATVIQTDSGDYALVHPRRLGFGLGNSAVSLAWRTGDDIVVARNDGSHLVANVNLDGVNSDLDDRNLLTPVSTIVASPAIIYIADARGVLQLTGLGTPEERWIEVRPLMLPQAIPVLTG
- a CDS encoding acyl-CoA dehydrogenase family protein; this encodes METRTAPADPEVLTSNLRVALDGRFGAIRDAAREYLNRADLLPDPSLTLEEARARSLRIMRELVPHGLPHAGFRKEHGGTGDVGAAIVGIEMLGYADLSLMVKAGVQWGLFGGAIENLGTATHHKQYVVPLINLDTLGCFGMTETGHGSNVQALQTVATYDSQTGDFILNSEGSLARKDYIGGAAEHATVAAVFAQLVTGGPGEEASGRGVHCFVVPIRDATGNDLPGVTTSDCGYKGGLAGVDNGRIVFDNVRVPRANLLNKYADVSADGSYTSPIENENKRFFTMLGTLIRGRVSVAATSGAAARKALTIASRYALVRKQFDTPDSDDEVIIADYLVHQRKLLPLIARSYALAFAQNELTEELHEVQTADEVDGDRQRQLESAAAGLKAATSWHAQNTITVCREACGGAGYLDANQLTILRRDIDVFTTFEGDNTVLTQLVAKELLSAYAEDVRGLNAVGWTRFIAGMARDVILERSAARQVIQTILDSSDEDVEESDLSNRGTQLRLLRNREDHLLRTAATRMQRAQSDEEDPFEVFNSAQDHILKVGSAHTERVVLEAFIEAIDSCDSKSAQELLEKLCDLFVYSTLEADLSWFLMHRHVSTERAKAIRRGVNQLCEELRPHLSTLVDAFGIPEALLATEMIPDN
- a CDS encoding ComF family protein — protein: MLDLVLPLTCGGCGEPATRWCSACACAFTAEPVVVTPRVDPGVPVLSLGRYAGARRQAIVTMKERGRRDLTAPLGAALARGVAQLLCWHLVEQPVTLVPAPTRWVSARGRGGDPVTALAAVATRIPGVHLASLLRMRMGARDSVGLSVSARQHNVSGRVALRRARRPDTELVLVDDVVTTGATVTESVRVLKSAGFRVAAVLTLTYS
- a CDS encoding TetR/AcrR family transcriptional regulator, producing MPRVVKHPEVRRTELLDLAMSLFLDRGYEKVSLNDLIATSGISKGAFYHYFSSKEALVAALAERSADQAFEVLSPVFTEPGMGALERLNAGLRASYEVKMALGAPESIAAMMSMLRPENQSLLRRISAIWEDKFRPVLTELITRGVAEGVFQTFDPEGVGDMIQGFAANMGATVQRIVAAPDAQARAEAIDAAVQRQRLHGIATDRILGLRDGTVEVLDRHQIERLVAAL